The sequence below is a genomic window from Blastopirellula retiformator.
TCCCTTCGCACGATCGCTTCAACGCGATTCTCGGCGCGCTCAAGCCGGCCGAGTTCGAGAAGTGTTTGCTGAGTTGGATCACGGCGCTGCAGGACATTACCGACGGACAAATCATCGCGATCGATGGTAAAAATTTGCGGCACAGTTTCGACGCCGCCAGCAGCAAGGCGGCCATTCACATGGTCAGCGCTTGGGCGACCGCCAACCATGTCAGCCTCGGTCAAGTGGCGACCGACGCCAAGAGTAACGAGATCACGGCGATTCCGAAATTGCTTGAAATCATCGAGGTTTCCGGCTGTTTGGTGACGATCGACGCGATGGGTTGTCAGAAAGAAATCGCCGCCAAGATCGTCGACGCAGGCGGCGATTATTGCCTGGCGATCAAAGGAAATCAGCGATACCTGCACCAGGCGATTCGCGATCACTTCGTCGCCGCGATGGAAGTCGACTTCAAGAAGCTGAAAGTTCATCGTCACGAGACACACGAGAAAGGGCATGGCCGCGAGGAGTCGCGCTACTATTATCTCTGCCCGATCGATGCGGAGGACTTTCCGTACGCGAGCAAGTGGAAGAATTTGAAAGCGATCGGCATGACGATCAACATCGTGACGCAAAACGGCAAAGAGACAAGCGACGTCCGCTACTATATCGTGAGCAAATACCTCACGGGCAAACGCTTCGCCGAAGCGGTGCGTGGTCACTGGAGCATCGAGAACAGTTTGCATTGGCAACTCGACGTAACGTTCGGCGAAGACCAAAGCCGCATCCGAAAAGGAAGCGCCGACATCAACTTCAGCCTGCTGCGAAGAACGAGCTTGAGCCTCTTGAAGAACAACAAAACGGCCAAGGTGGGCGTGAAGAACAAGCGGCTAAAAGCGGGGCGGAACGACGCCTATCTGCTGGAAGTGTTGCTGGGGACGTAATTTATGGTGCGATCGCCGTGACTTTGGATATGCTGCAATCCCATTTCAAGGACACACCAGATCGGAGAATGAATCGCCGACGAACCACAACTTCCCCGCGCCATGTACTCAACGATGACCTTAATCATCCTTCACCCTCAATTTCTACTTCGCGAAAAACACGGCCGGGTGGCACTGTTCGCCCATCTTTGTCTTGGGTGCCACTGTCGTCTGCGACAGTGCCAAGTGCCTCAATTCAGTAAAGTATTGAATTGTGGACGGGAAGTCAAAAGAATAGCTTGCCTGAGATTCTTGCGTTGCTGACCCCGTCACATGGTCAGGTTGAAGAGCACTGTCGCAGACGACCGTGGCGTCCTTTGGTTGGCGACCGGTTGCACTCGGCAGGCACGGCCTGCCCTACGATTGAAGGGCGAATTTTAGTTCTTCTTGAACCATTGAATCCGCTTCAATTTCGGCTCTTGCCTGCAGTGCATTTCGCGACTCGGAGCAGCCATACTTCGATAGCGCCCAAGCGGCTGCTCCGCGGATCAGCGGCTCTTCATCGTTTAATCCCTTAACCAGCGCCGGCACCGCGGCGGGCGTGGGTCGGTTGCCCAGTGCGATTGCTGCGTTGCGCAGTAGGCCTCTGCGGCGTGGGCGCCAGATGGGCGATTTGCGGAAGCGGTGGCGGAATGTTTCGTCGTCTAAATCAAACAGCGCGATCAGGTCGAGCGGGTTGTTGCCGCGCTGGGGGAGGAATTGTTTCTCGGCGCTGTGGGGCGCTTTGCGGTTCCAGGGGCAGACGTCTTGGCAGAGGTCGCAGCCGAAGACCCACTCGCCGATTCCGTCGCGCAGGTCGCGGGGGATCGGGCCGCGTAGTTCGATCGTCAGATAGCTGATGCAGCGGGTGGCGTCTAAGACATGCGGCGCAGGGAAGGCGTCGGTTGGGCAGACATCTAGGCACGCCGTGCATGTGCCGCAGTGGCTGGCGGTGTGGGGCTCGTCATACTCAAGCTCGACATTGGTCAGCAGCGCGGCGAGGAAGAAGAGACTGCCGGCATGTTTGTTGAGCAGCAGCGTGTTCTTGCCGATCCAGCCGAGGCCTGCCAGGTTGGCGAAGTCGCGCTCGAGCAGCGGCGCGGTGTCGACCACGCCGCGGGCATCGGCGTCGCCGGTCCGTTGTTGAACCTCCCGCTTGAGCGCTTTCAGCTTGTCGTGAATCAGATCGTGATAATCGACTTCTCCCCAGGCGTAGCGCGAGACTCTCCCCTGCCCCGCTGCGGATTGCCGCGGCGGATCGGTGCGGTAGGGCAAGGTCAGCATCACGATGCTGCGGGCGCCGTCTAGCACCAAATTGGGATCGGCGTAGGCGTCGACGCGATCGGCCAGGTACTGCATTTCGCCGGCGTATCCGGCGGCCAGCCAGTCGCGGAAGGCGTCGATACCGGTCGGCGTTACCGCCGGGCAGACGCCGACATGCAGGAAGCCAAGCCGGTGGGCCGCTTCCTTAATTGCGCGGGTGAGCGTTGATGGATCGAGAGAACAGGTCAAGCGTTTTTTATTTGACTGCTAGCGGTTCGTAATTAGCGTGGAACTTATTGAACCAAGATAGGTGCTTATCGTCTCCCCCGACAAGCGAGTCTCCCCAATGTTACGCTCTCTTTTGTTCGGCCTGGTGGCCGTCGCTGCGGCTTGCGCCATGAGTTCGTCCGCCGACGCTTACTTCCCCGGTTGTTTTGGACCGCGGGCTGGCTTTAGCGGTTACGGCATCACCAACTTCGGCGGTTACGGCGGATTTGGCTACTACAGCAACAATGTTCCGACGCCCCCGTACTACGCGATTCACCCGCCGGTCTATTATTCGCACTCGGTCGCTCGCCCGTACGGCATCAGCCCGTTCGCGATCAGCAGCTACCAACCGTCGCAGCGGGTCGTCTATCAAGCGCCGACGCCGGAGCCGCAGGTCGTGATTAACCCGTACGTTGCGACCGAAGTTCCGGTTGCGACCGAAGAAGCCGCCCCCGTCGCCGAAACGCCGAGCAACGAAGCTACGGACGAAGCGGCGACCGAAGCCCCGGCCGTGGAAGAAGCGGTTCCTGCAGCGGACGAAACGACTGCTAGCCCGTGGCCGACGCCGCAGGTGGTGATCAACCCGTTCGTCGATTCCAGCGAAGTTGTGCCGGTCAGCTTTACGAAAATTGTGAATCCGTAGTCAGATTTTCGAAAATAGGCCTTGGTCGGCGCCAGCGTTCTAGCTATCCTTCCGCGTGCTTGCATCGACCTAATGGAACCTGCTCGTCCTCCTTTCAAGGCAATGAGGACGAGCTTCAAGCGTCCGATTTCAAGATCGAACGAGACGCTGCAAGGGAAAGGAATTCCCGATGAATCGCGTATATCTAGGGCTGGCTATCGTCGCGTGCGGACTGACGCTCGGTTGTCAAAAGAATAGTTCGCAGCTCAATCCGTTCGCCGCGTATGGGCCGCAGCGGGTTCCGCCGCCGGCGACCGGCAGCTATGGGCAGCCTGCGACAACCGCCCCGTATTATCAGCCGCAAGCAGGGGCTGCTCCTGCCGCGACGTTGGGCACGCCGGCGGCTGGCGCTCCGGCAACCGGCGCGTATGCTCCACTGGGCGGCAATCTGGCTCCTCCGCCGGCCGGCGCCGCTCCGGCGTTAAGCGCCCCACCCGCGACCACGTATCCGTCGACCGGCGCTCCGCCGGCCACGCAATGGCGCGGTTCGAGCCTGGACACGGCCAGCAATTCCAACATTCAACTGACCAGCGCCCAGGAACCGGTCCAGTCGGTGACCACGCCGGTCCCGGCATCGGGCCAATCGACCTTGCAAACCCAGGGAATGCGGGTCAATGAGCCTGCGGGCGGCCTCAATTGGCAACCGGTCAGCCAGTAATTGCTGCGGCAAGCGCGGCTTGACGGCAAGCGGCATGCCGCCGACGATAGAGCGTTATGAATGACTCCGCCGACAATGCGCTCCCCCCAATCTCGGTAGAGCCGCTGCAAATCGGGGATCTGGTGATTGATCCCCCGATCCTGCAAGCGCCGATGGCGGGCTACACCAACTACGCCTTCCGGCAGATTGTCCGCGAATATGGGGGCGTCGGGCTGCAGGCGACCGAAATGGTCTCGGCCCGCAGCTTTGTCTGGCTCGATCAGCAGGCGGAGTTCCCTGATCGTCTGTGGGGCGTCGAAGACGAAGCCCGGCCGCTGGCGGTGCAGATGTGGGACAACGACCCTGACACGATGGCCCGCGTGGGCGAACGGCTGGTCGGCGAATTCGGCGTCAGTGTGGTCGACATCAACTTTGGCTGCCCGGTCAAGCAAGTGACGCAGTCGGCCCATAGCGGATCGTACCTGCTGCGGTGGCCCGAGAAGATGTTCTCGATCATTCAGCGCGTCGTCCAGGCATGTGCTCCGACGCCGGTGACGGCCAAGATTCGTCTCGGCTGTAGCCGCGAGTGCATCAACGCCCACGAGATCGCCCAGGTGGTCGAAGAGGCAGGCGCCGCCGCACTGACGGTGCATGGCCGGACTGCCGCTGACTTCTTTAAGGGAAGCGCCGACTGGGAGAAGATCTCGGAGATCAAACCGTACCTGAAGAAGATCCCGCTGATCGGCAATGGCGATCTCGATTCGGCCGCCAAGGTGGTCGAGGCGTTTCGCAGCTACAACGTCGACGGCGTGATGATCGCCCGGGCCTGTTTGGGCCGCCCGTGGTTGTTTGCCCAAGCGGCGGCCGCGCTCAAGGGAGAGCCGGTTCCGGCTGACCCGAGCCTGACCGAGCAGCGGGCCTGTCTGCTGCGGCACTACGACCTGGTGGTGAAGCGGTTTGGCGTTGAGAAGGGAACGATGCTGATGCGGAAGTTCGCCTGCTGCTATGCGACCGGCATGTACGGCGCCCGGGCGTTTCGGACCGCGGCGGCGAAGGTCTCGTCGCAGGCCGAATTCTATGAGATTGTCGAGAATCTGTTTCCGCGCGATCCAGCGCCGGAAGCGGTGGAATCGGCCGGGGCTTCGTAGTAGGTCTATTCCCCTGGCGCCATGCTCTTCTCGCGAAGACGCGATAAGAAGATGGCGCCAGCGGTGGCTGGCTGGTACCCGGTTCGCACTGCTGGGCAAGCCAGCAGTGGCACACGTTAGAGAGCAGGCGGGCGTCTACTCTGCTTCGACCAACTGCTCCTCTTCCGCGTTCTCTGGCGGCGACAGTATCTGGCAGAAGACGAAGAAGCCGGGGAAGAAGTTCTTGTTCGAGACTGGTTCGTGGATGACCGATTTCTGGTTGTTGACTTGCCAGATGTGGAAGTTGCCTTCCTGAATATCGAAGTTCGCAATCTGGTTCCAGGGTAGCTGGACCGGCGTTTTCTTGCCGCCGAAGAACGAGGTCGGCACGAATTCGAGATACTCGTCGTAGAAAGTGATTGCCGGCGTCCAGGCGACTGGGCGGCCAGCGGCGATTTCTTGTAGCATCGCCGCGCCGATTACCGATGAGACTTGGTTGCGAAGCACATCCAGGTCATCGTCGGCGCCGCGGATGTTGGCGCTGTAGGTGATCTTCTTGCTGTCGGTACCAAGACGGGGCTCGAACGACATTTGCGTCTGCGTGCCGGTGTAGGCGCCGTTGTAGTAGTGGCGGGTCGCCGAATAGGTGAACGATTCGACATCTTCGTACCGCAGCTCTTGCTCGCCGAACATGCCTGATTGATAGACCCCATGTTCGTGACAGCGGAACGAGGTCTTTTCGCAGTAGTAATAGCTAAACGCGCTGATGGCGATCACCGCAAGCGGCGCCGCGATGCCGAGCAGCGGGTGGATGACGAAGAGCAGCAGGCTAAGAATCGTCAGCGTGATCGCCACGAACCAGCCAACCGCACGGAAGCGAGTTGCCCGTTCAAACAACACGCGGCCCAGGCCATTGACCGGGGTATGACTGGAATCGCGCTCGGGGATCAGCTTATGCAGCATTCGGATCAACAGGTACGAGTTGCGGCCTTTGATCGGAAACTTGATCGACGCATGCTCGTCATCGTGCCGCCAGATGCAGACCTGGTCGCCGTAGACGTCGACTGCCTGCAGTTGCTCAAACGGAACGAGACTGTCTTGCGACGTCCCGACCGCCAAGGCCGATTGGCTGATCGCCCACCCTTCGCCGGCCGCATGTTCGCCTCGCTCGAGCGCCTCGGACGCGCGGTGCTCGAGCATGTCGAGCAGGCGGTTATGCAGATCGGCGACCTGGTCGGGGCGATCTTCTTTGATGCGGTAGTTCATCACGATCGGCTTGTCGCGATCGACGACCCAATAGCGAACGTCACGCTGGATGCCGGCCGCGTTGCCGTTGTTAAAAATCTTCTTGTCCCAGAGCGACATCGCCAGCACGTCGGCGTCGGCAAACGTGTGGTCCTCGCCCAGTTCGGAAATGGCGAAGCCATGCCCCAAGTCGGCGCACCAGACCCGGCCGCGTCGTTTGAGGAAAGCGATCGTTTCCATGATGCCGGTGACGATCAGCCCGCCATAAAAGAAGAAGTCGTCCGCCCCGTCGTTATTGGGCTGAAAACCAAGGACGATCCCGATGACGACCAGAATCGGACCAACTGCCCGCAGGAGGTGAATGACCCACGAAATCTCGCCCCGAACGAGGACGCGATGCGGTTCTGCTTCTTGCATGACTTGCCTTTCATGCGCGAGAAAAGTGGCGGCACATGGGAGAACGTCAGGGGATTCGATTTTTATAGCCGACCGCCGGGGGGAATGCAATCTTTGCCGAGGAAGAAGCTGGGCCACCCGGTCCATGGACTGGCGCACGAAAAAAGGAGCCGTTTTCGGGTGAAAGCGGCTCCTTTTAGGATTGTCATCTATTGCCTAGCGGCTGGTCTTGGCCTGACCGGCGACTTTCGCTTCGGGGGCGGCGCCCAGGAAGGTCATCAGGTCGGCGATTTCTTCGGCGGTCAGCTGATCGAGCAGGCCTTCCGGCATCACGCTGGTCGGGCTGCTGGCGATCTCGTCGATCTCGTTGGCCATGATCGTCCGCTTGGCGCCATCTTGGCCAGTCAGGATGACGTCGCCGTCAGTGGTGCGAGTCACTAAGCCGACCAGGACCTTGCCGTCCATCGTCAATACTTTGCGAGCCGCGTACTGATCGCTGATCACGTGCGACGGGAACAACACCGACTCCAGGATCTGACGTTTCTGGAAGCGACGGGCAACCTCGGTCAAGTCAGGACCGACCGCTTCGCCAAACGAGCCGACGCGGTGACACGCCGCACACTGGGCCTTCTTGAAGACCTGCTTGCCGTTGGCGTGATCGCCCCCCTGGAACTCGTCGTCGGTCAGGTAGTCGACCAACTCATCCAGGTTCCAGTTCCCCTTGGCGAGGTCGACCGGTTTCGCTTCCGGCATTTCGGGATGGTTCTCGGCGAACCAATCTTGCCAGGCGACGACGCGATCGGCGATCGGCGCGGTGTTGCTGGCCGGAAACTCGCCGGTCCATTTTTCGAGCAGGCGAATCGCGTTGATTCCCCCTTCGTCCTGCAGTTGGTCGGCCAAAATGATCAACTGGCGGATATGTTCCGGATTGGTCGACGTGGCCGGGGCGTTGCGCAACTTGGCGAGGACCGCACTGGCGAATTCCCCCTTCAAGATCGAGAGGCTGTCCAACAGCAAAGCGAAGTTTTCGCCGGTCGGCTGCTGGGCCAGACCCATCGCGACCGAGGCTCGGCGTTCCGGATAGTCGCGATAGACCTCTCGCAGATAAGCCATCATCTCGTCGTTGTCGCTTTCGGCCAGGATCGCCACGATCCCCATCTGCAGCCGCTCGATCACGGCGCCTTCGCGGCCCTGCAGCTTCCTGTCGACGCCGCACAGGGTGTCGATGATGAAGGCCGGACGTTCTTCCGGCAGTTCAAACAACGCCGCCAAGGTCGCGTTCGGCCAGACGTCGCCGACGGTCAACAACAACAGCTTCTCTTCCGGGTCCAGATGTTTGACGAACTGCTTAGTCGACATTTCGACATAGCCTCGCAACCCTTCCCCGCCGTCGATCTCCAACCCCTTCTCAAGATGGCCGATCAGTTTCAGCTTCTCTTCGCGGGACCAGCCAGTCGGAATGAAGGTCATCTGCATCGCCAGGAACAGGCGTTCGCTGTTCGGGATGTTGCTGTCGAGGTGAGTGATGTACCGATCGGTGATCGAACCTTCCTGCAGGAAGGCGAGCGTCTGAATCAACTCGCGATTCATCACGTGATCGCCGGCCGGGAACTCGCGGGCAATCTGTTCGCCCAGGCGTCCCAGTTCCGAGTTCTTCATTTCGCCGCGGAAAATCGCGACCTGAATCACTCGCATGATGTCTTTGAAATCCTGGTCGGTCAGGTAGGTGTCGAGCAACTCGCTGGCCCGGTTGCAGATCTTGACCGCCCGGTCGTGCGTCGGATCGGCGATCATCGCCGCCACGGCGCCCATGTTGAACAGGTGAGCGTCCTTGGTCGACAGGATTTCGCCAAACCACTCGTCGACCGGCTGACGTTCCAACAACCGGCGACCCGCCCAGGCTTCGCGACGATCGGTCGAGGTTAAAATCGGCTCGATCAGGCTCAGCGGGATCTTGGCGTCCTTGTAGGCGAGCGCTTCGGCGGCCGAGCGGCGCACCTTGGGGCTGGCGTCCGACAGCATATCGGCGATGCGATCCGCCGCTTCCGATTCGTTGCGGAGGCTGAGCAGTTTCAGCGTCTTCATTCGCACGTCGGCGTCGGGATCATTGGAAAGCTTCAGCAGAAATTCGATGCTCGGCGTCGGGCCGTACAGTTGCATCAGTTCGAGGGCCCGAACGCGGAACTGCGACGGGTTTTTCTCGGCGATGGCGACCCCTTGGACTTGGGCGTCCCAGGTGTTGCCCATGTCGGCTTGAATTTCGGCGATGTGCTGGCGACCCCAGGCGCTATGCGGCTGCGGTTGGCGAACGGCGGCGACAATGCCGGTTTCGTCATCCTTCAGCTGGCCGGCCGGTTCATCGCCTTTCCAGACGATGCGGTAGATGCCGCCGTCGGTTCCGCGACCGCCGGTGCTGATGTACAACCAACCGTCGGGGCCAACGTCGATGTCGGTGGC
It includes:
- a CDS encoding DUF7133 domain-containing protein, giving the protein MKRLTQLLTCGLLLIAAGSVNAETANWIWAPQHSKDAVPRTSCFFRKTINVRGSQRVILQAAADDAYDLWINGDRVASGQSWQQMRTIDISRHIVAGRNVIAVQVTNTTGPTAALAVRLQFTDQNGRTVDVVSDGTWLASTRIIPQWQSTQYNDSQWSAVQVYGPRGTTAPWLAEGAIPVPSVDDPTTTTVSTPIAPKEEPRFQIMPGFAIQEVISAEKTGSLLAMAFNEFGSIVASQEGGPLMIFSDENKDGVVDTGRVYCDEVKNVQGILPLNGDVYAIGEGPQGTAMYHLKDEDQDGQLSISETLIKFTGPLGEHGAHQMALGPDGLIYLTVGNHTQMAGQISETSPHRNYYEGDLVKRFEDPGGHAVGVKAPGGMILRTDVDGSFVEVVAGGLRNAFDLSFNRDGELFTYDSDMEWDEGLVWHLPPRVLQVIPGAEFGWRSGWAKWPSFYIDSLPATLETKAASPTGMVFYDHQKYPPRYQDRLFACDWSNGRITTLQFITDRAGYRASQEDFLEGKQFNATDIDVGPDGWLYISTGGRGTDGGIYRIVWKGDEPAGQLKDDETGIVAAVRQPQPHSAWGRQHIAEIQADMGNTWDAQVQGVAIAEKNPSQFRVRALELMQLYGPTPSIEFLLKLSNDPDADVRMKTLKLLSLRNESEAADRIADMLSDASPKVRRSAAEALAYKDAKIPLSLIEPILTSTDRREAWAGRRLLERQPVDEWFGEILSTKDAHLFNMGAVAAMIADPTHDRAVKICNRASELLDTYLTDQDFKDIMRVIQVAIFRGEMKNSELGRLGEQIAREFPAGDHVMNRELIQTLAFLQEGSITDRYITHLDSNIPNSERLFLAMQMTFIPTGWSREEKLKLIGHLEKGLEIDGGEGLRGYVEMSTKQFVKHLDPEEKLLLLTVGDVWPNATLAALFELPEERPAFIIDTLCGVDRKLQGREGAVIERLQMGIVAILAESDNDEMMAYLREVYRDYPERRASVAMGLAQQPTGENFALLLDSLSILKGEFASAVLAKLRNAPATSTNPEHIRQLIILADQLQDEGGINAIRLLEKWTGEFPASNTAPIADRVVAWQDWFAENHPEMPEAKPVDLAKGNWNLDELVDYLTDDEFQGGDHANGKQVFKKAQCAACHRVGSFGEAVGPDLTEVARRFQKRQILESVLFPSHVISDQYAARKVLTMDGKVLVGLVTRTTDGDVILTGQDGAKRTIMANEIDEIASSPTSVMPEGLLDQLTAEEIADLMTFLGAAPEAKVAGQAKTSR
- the dusB gene encoding tRNA dihydrouridine synthase DusB, encoding MNDSADNALPPISVEPLQIGDLVIDPPILQAPMAGYTNYAFRQIVREYGGVGLQATEMVSARSFVWLDQQAEFPDRLWGVEDEARPLAVQMWDNDPDTMARVGERLVGEFGVSVVDINFGCPVKQVTQSAHSGSYLLRWPEKMFSIIQRVVQACAPTPVTAKIRLGCSRECINAHEIAQVVEEAGAAALTVHGRTAADFFKGSADWEKISEIKPYLKKIPLIGNGDLDSAAKVVEAFRSYNVDGVMIARACLGRPWLFAQAAAALKGEPVPADPSLTEQRACLLRHYDLVVKRFGVEKGTMLMRKFACCYATGMYGARAFRTAAAKVSSQAEFYEIVENLFPRDPAPEAVESAGAS
- a CDS encoding ISAs1 family transposase gives rise to the protein MSSAAASIQQHFADLTDPRTRKVTYPLVNIVTMSLCAVLGGADDFVAIADWAEDKKEWLSKFLDMSTGVPSHDRFNAILGALKPAEFEKCLLSWITALQDITDGQIIAIDGKNLRHSFDAASSKAAIHMVSAWATANHVSLGQVATDAKSNEITAIPKLLEIIEVSGCLVTIDAMGCQKEIAAKIVDAGGDYCLAIKGNQRYLHQAIRDHFVAAMEVDFKKLKVHRHETHEKGHGREESRYYYLCPIDAEDFPYASKWKNLKAIGMTINIVTQNGKETSDVRYYIVSKYLTGKRFAEAVRGHWSIENSLHWQLDVTFGEDQSRIRKGSADINFSLLRRTSLSLLKNNKTAKVGVKNKRLKAGRNDAYLLEVLLGT
- the queG gene encoding tRNA epoxyqueuosine(34) reductase QueG, encoding MTCSLDPSTLTRAIKEAAHRLGFLHVGVCPAVTPTGIDAFRDWLAAGYAGEMQYLADRVDAYADPNLVLDGARSIVMLTLPYRTDPPRQSAAGQGRVSRYAWGEVDYHDLIHDKLKALKREVQQRTGDADARGVVDTAPLLERDFANLAGLGWIGKNTLLLNKHAGSLFFLAALLTNVELEYDEPHTASHCGTCTACLDVCPTDAFPAPHVLDATRCISYLTIELRGPIPRDLRDGIGEWVFGCDLCQDVCPWNRKAPHSAEKQFLPQRGNNPLDLIALFDLDDETFRHRFRKSPIWRPRRRGLLRNAAIALGNRPTPAAVPALVKGLNDEEPLIRGAAAWALSKYGCSESRNALQARAEIEADSMVQEELKFALQS